CCGACGTGATCTTGATGGACGAGCCGCTGGGCGCCCTGGACGCGCTCACCCGCGAGAAGATGCAGGGCCTGGTGCTCCGCCTCTGGAAGGAGACCGGCAAGACGATCATCCTGATCACCCACTCGGTCGAGGAAGCGCTGCTTCTGGGTGAGCGGCTCCTGGTCATGGCGCCGCGGCCGGGACGCATCCACAAGGAATATCGCCTTCCTTTCGCCGCCGAGGGGGTCGGCAAGGATCTGCGGCTCGTCAAACGCGATCCCGAGTTCGGCAGGAAGCGCGAAGAGATCCTTTCCATGATCTGGGACATGGAAGAGGAGATCATGGGCCGCACCGAGGAGGCTCCGGCATGATCGTCTTGGCTCTCTACATCGCTGCCTTCGTCGGGGCGTTTGTCATCGTGCGCCTCGGCATACGCAGGATGATGGTGCGCCACGATTTCACCTCGCTCAAGACCGTGACATTCGGTGACGAAAGCGCCGTGAAACCCGACCGGTGGGCCAGCATCATATCGATCGTCACCCTCTTCCTGCTCTGGGGGGCGTTTACCGGCTCCGACTGGGTGCCCATTCATGCACCCGGACCCTTCGTCGGAGACACGGAGTTCACCTATACCGTGGAAGCGCCGGATGGTGCGCGCGACGATGCGACGGTCCATGCCCGCGTCTATCCCGAGGGAGACTCCGGCGATCCGCAGACCGTGGAGCCGGGGTCGGGCTTCGCGAAGGACGACTCGATCGCGCTCGCCGCCTGGCGTTCGGACCTCGTGCTGGTGGACAAGAACGACGAGGTGACGCGCGATGACGGCGCCAGGATCGTCGCCATCGACGGCAAACCGGTGGTCCCCGGAAGCCGGGTCGAGGTGGCCGACGGGGTCGTTACCGTCACGGCCAAGGGATCGCTGAATTTCGTGCCCGACGCAGGCATGCAGATGGAGCCGATCTGGCTCCCGGCGCCCGAGGCAGTCGTCGCCCGGATCAAGGAAATCTCGAGCCAGGGCTACCAGGGCTTCACCCTGTGGGAGCATCTCTTCTGGTCGCTCTTCCGCGTGATCGTCGGCTTTCTCTGTGGCGCGCTCATCGGCATCCCCCTCGGCTATGCCATGGGTCTCAGCGACTGGTTCCGCGGCTGGTTCGATCCGATCGTCGAATTCATGCGCCCGGTGCCGCCGCTGGCCTTGATCCCGCTCGTCATCATCTGGGCGGGAATCGGCGAGACCGGCAAGATCATCCTGCTATTCCTTGCGGCGCTCTGGATCATGGCGATATCGGCCCGCGCGGGCGTGTCGGGAGTCGCGATCTCCAAGGTGCATGCCGCCTATTCGCTGGGCGCCAGCCGCTGGCAGATCCTGCGCCACGTGATCGTGCCCAACTCCCTGCCGGAGATTTTCACCGGCGCGCGGGTCGCCATGGGCGTGTGCTGGGGAACCGTGGTCGCCGCCGAACTGGTCGCGGCCGAAAAAGGGGCGGGCATGATGATCATGGTCGCCAGCCGTTTCCAACTGACCGACATCGTGCTCATGGGGATCATCCTGATCGGCGTGATCGGCTTCACGATCGACATCCTGATGCGCAAGGCCGAGGATTGGCTGGTGCCCTGGAAAGGACGCACCTGAGACGCGCCGCCCGGCGGTGGAAAACCGTCACGGAAGGAAAGGCGAGAGGTCGAGGGAGTGGATCGAAACTCGATCAATCAATACATTGATATGCCTATATGGTGCCCCCACACGGACTCGAACCGCGGACCTACTGATTACAAATCAGTTGCTCTACCAGCTGAGCTATAGGGGCGCCGGGCGCGGACTTAGCAGGCGGGCGCGCGCTTGGCAATCCCGCGCGGGTCCCTCACGGCGCGAGGAGCGTCGTTCCGGGGATGCGCGTCACGGCGTAGAGGTCCTCGTCGTAAGCCTCGCTCAGCTCCTCGACCATCGCCTCGGTCCAGCCCGGCAGGTCAAGCTCCTCCTCGATTGCCTCCTCGTCGGCGAACTTGTCGAGAAAGGCCACGATGACGCGGCGCTTCTGGATCTCGGTCATGTCGGGGTGGCTGTCCATGTAGCTGAGGAACCGCTTCATCCCCGGCGCGGTCATGATCTCGCGCAGCAGCAGGTATTCGCCGTCGAGCCGGATCGTCGGCTCCACCCCGGCCATCTCGCGCAGGATCTCCGACCAGATGAGCGGCGTGTCCTCGTTGCACCAGACCGTGATCGGCACCTGCGGACAGTCGCCATGCACCCGCTCAAGCATCTCGGACCACCGCATGTCATGCGGGTCGCCCCCGCCCAGGTATTCCGACACCGTGCGATAGCGCGTCTCCTGCGTCATCGCGGGAAGGAAGCTCGCCGGGTTGCGCAGCGCGAAGAAGAGTTCGAGGTCGTCGCCCTCGAAGATCCGCTGGAAGATCTCCATCCGTTTGCCCGCCGCCGGATAGAACTGCCCGGTGCTGACGGCCATGCGGGGCGTGCCGAAGAAGCCGTGGTTCGACAGGACGATCCTCTCGGGCTCGGGCCCGTCCTCGAGCCCCATGTGCCGCATCATCTGCGCGCGGGCGTCCGCGGGCGGCAGCCCGGTCGCGCCCGCGTCATTCAGCAGATCGCGCAATTGCTTGCGATAGGTCGAGGGATGCGGGACATGCGTGCCGAGCTCGGACAGGACCGGCTCGTTGCCCATCAGGCACTTGAGCAGCTTCTCGTCGTCCGTCATATGCGCGCCGGCGTGAATGATGACCTGCATGTCGCTCCTGCCATTCGAGGGCATTCTTGGGGTGTCTACCCTGATTTGGCGTCAGGCTACAGGCCGATCAAGGCCAAAACGTGACCCCGTTCTGACCTCATCGCGCCCGCGCCGGACCTTGAAGATCGCGCGGAATACGACACATTGGGGGATGACTCCCAGAGGACCGCATTCCATGCCCTACGCCCATTCCGACAGCGCGCCACCCATGTTGCACGCCCCCGCCCCCGATGTCGCCCGGCGCGAGAAGCTCGAGGGCGGCAAGCGGTTCGAGATGGTGACCGAGTTCTCGGCCGCCGGGGATCAGCCCACCGCGATCGCGGAGCTGACCCAGGGCATCGACGAGGGCGAACGCGACCAGGTGCTCCTCGGGGCCACCGGCACGGGCAAGACCTTCACCATGGCGCGCGTGATCGAGGAAACCCAGCGTCCCGCCATCATCCTGGCGCCCAACAAGACCCTCGCGGCGCAGCTTTACGGCGAATTCAAGGGCTTCTTCCCCAACAACGCCGTGGAATATTTCGTCAGCTACTACGACTACTACCAGCCCGAGGCCTACGTGCCGCGCTCCGACACCTTCATCGAGAAGGAAAGCCAGATCAACGAACAGATCGACCGGATGCGCCACTCGGCCACCCGCGCGCTCCTGGAACGCGACGACGTGATCATCGTGGCCTCGGTCTCGTGCATCTACGGCATCGGCTCGGTCGAGACCTACGGTGCCATGACCCAGGACCTGAAGGTCGGCCACGACTACGATCAGCGCAAGGTCATGGCCGATCTCGTGGCGCAGCAGTACCGCCGCAACGACCAGGCGTTCCAGCGCGGCTCGTTCCGGGTGCGCGGCGACTCGCTCGAGATCTTCCCCGCCCACCTCGAGGACCGCGCCTGGCGGCTGTCGTTCTTCGGCGAGGAGCTCGAGTCGATCACCGAATTCGATCCCCTCACCGGCGAGAAGACCGACAGTTTCGACCAGATCCGCGTCTATGCCAATTCGCACTACGTCACGCCGAAACCGACGATGCAGCAGGCCATCATAGGCATCAAGAAGGAGCTGCGCACGCGGCTCGATCAACTCGTGGGCGAGGGCAAGCTCCTGGAGGCGCAGCGGCTCGAACAGCGCACGAATTTCGACCTCGAGATACTCGAGGCCACCGGCGTCTGCAACGGGATCGAGAACTATTCGCGCTACCTGACGGGGCGTGCGCCGGGTGAGCCGCCGCCCACGCTCTTCGAATTCATCCCCGACAACGCCATCGTCTTCGCCGACGAAAGCCACGTGTCGGTCCCGCAGATCGGCGGCATGTATCGCGGCGACTACCGGCGCAAGTTCACGCTCGCCGAACACGGCTTCCGCCTGCCCTCCTGCATGGACAACCGCCCGCTCAAGTTCGAGGAATGGGACGCCATGCGCCCGCAATCGGTGTTCGTCTCGGCCACCCCCGCGGCGTGGGAGCTCGAGCAGACCGGCGGCGTCTTCACCGAACAGGTGATCCGCCCCACGGGCCTGCTCGACCCGATGGTCGAAATCCGCCCCGTCGAGACGCAGGTGGACGACCTGCTGGACGAGGTGCGCCGCGTCGCCGCCGATGGCTACCGCACGCTCGTGACCACGCTGACCAAGCGCATGGCCGAGGACCTGACCGAATACCTGCACGAGCAGGGCATCCGCGTGCGCTACATGCACAGCGACATCGACACGATCGAGCGGATCGAGATCCTGCGCGACCTGCGGCTCGGCGCCTTCGACGTGCTGGTGGGCATCAACCTTTTGCGCGAGGGGCTCGACATTCCCGAATGCGGCCTCGTGGCGATTCTCGACGCCGACAAGGAAGGGTTCCTGCGCTCCGAAACCTCGCTCATCCAGACCATCGGGCGCGCGGCGCGCAACGCCGATGGCCGCGTGATCATGTATGCCGACCGCATCACCGGCTCGATGGAGCGCGCGCTGGCCGAGACCGACCGCCGCCGTGCCAAGCAGATCGCCTATAACGAGGAACACGGCATCACGCCGGCCACGATCAGGAAGAACGTCGACGACATCCTCGCCGGTCTCTACCAGGGCGACGTGGACATGAACCGCGTGACGGCGAAGGTGGACCACGCCATCGGCGGCAACCTCCAGGCCCATCTCGACGCGCTCCGCGCCGACATGCGCAAGGCCGCCGAGAACCTCGAATTCGAGGAAGCCGCGCGGCTCCGCGACGAGGTCAAGCGGCTCGAGGCGGTCGATCTCGCCGTCGCCGACGACCCCCTCGCGCGCCAGCAAGCAGTCGAGAAGGCGAGCGCCGAGGCCGTCAAGGGGCGCGGCCGCTCAACGGCGGGGCGTCCGGGGCAGCGGGGCGGGAATGTGAAAAGGCGGAAGAGGTAGGGTGCGCATTCACGGCGCACCCCTTCCTTTCTGCCAGTCAATTCGACCAGTTCGCTCCGACATCATAGCCTTCGGCCGTCGGCTTTTCGGCCAGGTGCTCCGACATGCGGCCCCAAAGCGCCGCCACCTTGTCCGCGTTCGAGTCCGAGATCTGGCGGCTCTCGACGATCGCCACGACATAACCGTTGCCATCCTCATTGGCGACGTTGATGAAATGCTGCATCCCCGGAAGGCCCATGATATCGGATTTCATCGTCTCCATCTGGGCTATCGCTGCCTCGCGCGCACCGGGTTTCAGCTTGTATCGCGTAACACGTGCAAACATCACAAATCCTCCCTTATTATTATTGTTGTCGAGTCTTCGAGATCGCGCATCTTTCTCTGCGCAGGTCTGCCATAACATATTTGGGCGTCGTTTCGGGATATTTCGTCGCTTTGCGAAAGGCCGGACAGCCATGGTGCGTAGTTCCTGCGCACCATGGCTTACCTACCAAGCCGAACCGCCGGTTCAACGTCCGGCTCGTGACCGCCTGAAACCGCGCACCCCATACGACGCCTCGCCTGACGCTGCACCCTTAACAGATACGCACCCCGGCGCCTTCGACATCTCGCCGCATCATCCTCACGCCGGACGATGCCATCCCCGAAGGCCGCCCCGCTCAGCCCTCCTTCAGCAACCGCTTGAGATAGGCGCCATACTCGGTCTTGCTGTACCGGTCGGCGAGGCTGTTGAGTTGCGCGCTGTCGATCCACCCCTGTTCATAGGCGATCTCCTCGGGGCATCCGGCCTGCAGGCCCTGCCGCGATTGCAGCGTGCGCACGAAATTCCCGGCGTCGAGCAGGCTGGCATGGGTGCCGGTGTCGAGCCACGCGTAACCGCGGCCCATCTGCTGCACGCTCAGGCTGCCCTCGTCGAGATAGGTCTGCAGGAGCGACGTGATCTCGAGCTCGCCGCGCGCCGAGGGGGTGATCGTGCGCGCCCTCTCGGACGCGCTGGCGTCGAGGAAGTAAAGCCCCGTCACAGCGTAGTTCGAAGGCGGCTCGGCGGGCTTCTCCACGATGCCGGTCACCGTCCCGTCGCCATCCATGGCCACCACGCCATAGCGCTGCGGGTCCGCGACGCGATAGCCGAAGACGGTGCCCCCGGTCGTCCGCGCATCCGCCGCCGCCAGCAGTTCGGGCAGCCCGTGCCCGAAGAAGATATTGTCCCCCAGCACCATCACCGAAGGCGCCCCCGCCAGGAAATCCTCGGCCAGCAGGTAGGCCTGCGCCAGCCCGTCCGGCGACGGCTGCCCGATATAGGTCATCTCGAGACCCCATTGCGATCCGTCGCCCAGCAGCCGCTCGAACTGTGCCCGGTCGCCGGGGGTGGTGATCACCGCGATCTCGCGTATCCCCGCGAGCATCAGGACCGACAGCGGGAAATAGATCATCGGCTTGTCATAGATCGGCATCAATTGCTTCGATACCGCGCCGGTGATCGGGAAAAGCCGCGATCCGGTGCCCCCGGCCAGGATGATCCCCTTACGTTGCGTCATTGCCAAACTCTCCGCATCTGATCTCACCGCCCTTCCGCACCGCTCTCCGTGCGCTTTGCCTAGGGGAACACCCGCCCGACAACAACATCGCCCTGTCCCGCGCCATCGCCCTCAACCCCTGAGCGCATCCAGGACGTCGCGCAACCCGGCCTTCCAGTCCGGCATCGCGATCCCGAAATCCCGTGTCAGGCTCTCCCCGTCGAGGCGCGAATTCTCCGGGCGCGTCGCTGGCGTCGGATACTCCGCCGTCGGGATACCCGTCACTTTGACCCCCATGCCGGCCTGCGCGAAAATCTCGCGCGCGAACCCTGCCCAGCTTGTCGCGGGGCTGCCCGCGAAATGATAGGTGCCGCCCTCCTGCCCGTCCGTCATCGCGCGCGCCATCGTCAGCAGGCAGGCCGCGATATCCGCCGCGGGCGTCGGTCCGCCGACCTGATCATCGACCACGCGCAGCTCGTCGCGCCCCGCGCCGAGGCGCAGCATCGTCTTGACGAAATTCGTTCCGTGGGCGGAAAACACCCAAGACGTGCGCAGGATCGCGTGCGTCCCGCCCGCCGCGCGCACCGCCCTTTCCCCGGCCAGCTTGGTGCGGCCATAGACGTTTCGCGGGTCCACCGGGTCTTCCGGGGTCCACGGGCGCGATCCGCTGCCGTCAAAGACGTAATCGGTCGAAACATGCAGGAACGGGATGCGCCGCGCGGCACAGGCACCGGCGATCGCGCCGGGGGCCGTGGCGTTGACCGCCTGCGCCTCGGCCCGCTCCTCCTCGGCGCGGTCGACCGCCGTGTAGGCCGCGGCGTTGATGACCACGTCGGGCGCGTGCGCCTCCACCGCGTCGCGCAGCGCCTGCGGGTCGCGCAGGTCCGCCTCGGCCCGGCCCAGCGCGACCACCATGGCCCGCCGCGCGAGCTCGGTCGCGACCTGGCCGGTGCGGCCGAAGATCAATATCCTCACCGCCCCGACCCCCGCCCCAGCCGCCGGCCCACGCCCTCGCGATCCTGCAGGGCACGCCACCAGTCCTCGTTGTCCAGATACCATCTCACGGTCCGCTCCAGCCCTTCCTCCAGGGTGCAGGACGGTCGCCAGCCGAGTTCGGCACGGATGCGCGACGGGTCGATGGCATAACGCAGATCGTGGCCGGGGCGGTCCGTGACGAAGGCGATCTGCTCCGCATGGGGCGCCGGGCCGGGCTTCAGGCGGTCGAGGATCGCACAGATCATCCGCACGAGGTCGATATTGCGAACCTCGTTCTCCCCGCCGATGTTGTATGTGCGCCCCACCGCGCCCTTCGCCAGCACCGTCAACAGCGCGTCGGCATGGTCCTCCACGTAGAGCCAGTCCCGCACGTTCTCGCCCTTGCCATAGACCGGCACGGCCGCGCCCGCGAGCGCCCGGAGGATGACGACCGGGATCAGCTTCTCGGGAAACTGGTAGGGCCCGTAATTGTTCGAGCAGTTCGTGACCACCACCGGCAGGCCGTAGGTCTCGTGCCAGGCGCGGACGAGGTGGTCGCTCGCCGCCTTCGACGCCGAATAGGGGGAGTTGGGCGCATAGGGGGTCTCCTCGGTGAAGAGCCCGGTGGCGCCCAGCGTGCCGTAGACCTCGTCGGTCGAGACATGGTGGAACCGGAACCCGTCCGGCCGCCCCTTCGCCTCCCAGAGGAGGCGCGCGGCCTGCAACAGGTTGAACGTGCCGTTGATGTTGGTCTTCACAAAGGTTCCCGGCCCGTCGATCGACCGGTCCACGTGGCTTTCGGCCGCCAGGTGCATGACCGCATCCGGGGCGTGGCGGTCGAACACCGCCTGCACGGCCCCGGCGTCGCGGATATCGACCCGCTCGAACGCGTAGGCGGGATGCCCGGCCACCTGCACCACGTTCTCGAGGCACGCGGCATAGGTCAGTGCGTCGAGGTTGACCACCTCGTGACCGGCGGCGATCGCCTGCCGCACCACGGCCGATCCGATGAACCCGGCACCGCCTGTCACGAGTATCTTCACGGGCCGCTCCATTCGAACGGGCTCTTGAGGCCGGCAAGGTCCGGGGCGCGCGCGTCCTTGTCCGAGAGGATCGCATCGGCCTCGGAAATGCCCCAGTCGATACCGATGCGCGGGTCGTTCCACCGCAGCGCACGGTCACAATCGGGCGCATAGTAGGCGGAACACTTGTAGATGATCTCGGTGTCGGGTGCGCGGGTGACGAACCCGTGGGCAAATCCCGCCGGCACCAGAAGCTGGCGCGCGTTCTCGAAGCTCAGCTCGTAGCCCACCCATTGCCCGTAGGTCGGGCTGCCCTGGCGGATATCGAC
This window of the Roseovarius sp. SCSIO 43702 genome carries:
- the rfbD gene encoding dTDP-4-dehydrorhamnose reductase — translated: MRILIFGRTGQVATELARRAMVVALGRAEADLRDPQALRDAVEAHAPDVVINAAAYTAVDRAEEERAEAQAVNATAPGAIAGACAARRIPFLHVSTDYVFDGSGSRPWTPEDPVDPRNVYGRTKLAGERAVRAAGGTHAILRTSWVFSAHGTNFVKTMLRLGAGRDELRVVDDQVGGPTPAADIAACLLTMARAMTDGQEGGTYHFAGSPATSWAGFAREIFAQAGMGVKVTGIPTAEYPTPATRPENSRLDGESLTRDFGIAMPDWKAGLRDVLDALRG
- the rfbA gene encoding glucose-1-phosphate thymidylyltransferase RfbA, with amino-acid sequence MTQRKGIILAGGTGSRLFPITGAVSKQLMPIYDKPMIYFPLSVLMLAGIREIAVITTPGDRAQFERLLGDGSQWGLEMTYIGQPSPDGLAQAYLLAEDFLAGAPSVMVLGDNIFFGHGLPELLAAADARTTGGTVFGYRVADPQRYGVVAMDGDGTVTGIVEKPAEPPSNYAVTGLYFLDASASERARTITPSARGELEITSLLQTYLDEGSLSVQQMGRGYAWLDTGTHASLLDAGNFVRTLQSRQGLQAGCPEEIAYEQGWIDSAQLNSLADRYSKTEYGAYLKRLLKEG
- the uvrB gene encoding excinuclease ABC subunit UvrB, with amino-acid sequence MPYAHSDSAPPMLHAPAPDVARREKLEGGKRFEMVTEFSAAGDQPTAIAELTQGIDEGERDQVLLGATGTGKTFTMARVIEETQRPAIILAPNKTLAAQLYGEFKGFFPNNAVEYFVSYYDYYQPEAYVPRSDTFIEKESQINEQIDRMRHSATRALLERDDVIIVASVSCIYGIGSVETYGAMTQDLKVGHDYDQRKVMADLVAQQYRRNDQAFQRGSFRVRGDSLEIFPAHLEDRAWRLSFFGEELESITEFDPLTGEKTDSFDQIRVYANSHYVTPKPTMQQAIIGIKKELRTRLDQLVGEGKLLEAQRLEQRTNFDLEILEATGVCNGIENYSRYLTGRAPGEPPPTLFEFIPDNAIVFADESHVSVPQIGGMYRGDYRRKFTLAEHGFRLPSCMDNRPLKFEEWDAMRPQSVFVSATPAAWELEQTGGVFTEQVIRPTGLLDPMVEIRPVETQVDDLLDEVRRVAADGYRTLVTTLTKRMAEDLTEYLHEQGIRVRYMHSDIDTIERIEILRDLRLGAFDVLVGINLLREGLDIPECGLVAILDADKEGFLRSETSLIQTIGRAARNADGRVIMYADRITGSMERALAETDRRRAKQIAYNEEHGITPATIRKNVDDILAGLYQGDVDMNRVTAKVDHAIGGNLQAHLDALRADMRKAAENLEFEEAARLRDEVKRLEAVDLAVADDPLARQQAVEKASAEAVKGRGRSTAGRPGQRGGNVKRRKR
- the rfbB gene encoding dTDP-glucose 4,6-dehydratase, which encodes MKILVTGGAGFIGSAVVRQAIAAGHEVVNLDALTYAACLENVVQVAGHPAYAFERVDIRDAGAVQAVFDRHAPDAVMHLAAESHVDRSIDGPGTFVKTNINGTFNLLQAARLLWEAKGRPDGFRFHHVSTDEVYGTLGATGLFTEETPYAPNSPYSASKAASDHLVRAWHETYGLPVVVTNCSNNYGPYQFPEKLIPVVILRALAGAAVPVYGKGENVRDWLYVEDHADALLTVLAKGAVGRTYNIGGENEVRNIDLVRMICAILDRLKPGPAPHAEQIAFVTDRPGHDLRYAIDPSRIRAELGWRPSCTLEEGLERTVRWYLDNEDWWRALQDREGVGRRLGRGSGR
- a CDS encoding ABC transporter permease, which gives rise to MIVLALYIAAFVGAFVIVRLGIRRMMVRHDFTSLKTVTFGDESAVKPDRWASIISIVTLFLLWGAFTGSDWVPIHAPGPFVGDTEFTYTVEAPDGARDDATVHARVYPEGDSGDPQTVEPGSGFAKDDSIALAAWRSDLVLVDKNDEVTRDDGARIVAIDGKPVVPGSRVEVADGVVTVTAKGSLNFVPDAGMQMEPIWLPAPEAVVARIKEISSQGYQGFTLWEHLFWSLFRVIVGFLCGALIGIPLGYAMGLSDWFRGWFDPIVEFMRPVPPLALIPLVIIWAGIGETGKIILLFLAALWIMAISARAGVSGVAISKVHAAYSLGASRWQILRHVIVPNSLPEIFTGARVAMGVCWGTVVAAELVAAEKGAGMMIMVASRFQLTDIVLMGIILIGVIGFTIDILMRKAEDWLVPWKGRT
- the rfbC gene encoding dTDP-4-dehydrorhamnose 3,5-epimerase gives rise to the protein MDVQETALPGVLLLTPLRHGDERGFFSESWSRRTLRETGIDIDFVQDNHSLSERAGTVRGLHFQAPPHAQDKLVRCGRGVLFDVAVDIRQGSPTYGQWVGYELSFENARQLLVPAGFAHGFVTRAPDTEIIYKCSAYYAPDCDRALRWNDPRIGIDWGISEADAILSDKDARAPDLAGLKSPFEWSGP